In the Streptomyces formicae genome, one interval contains:
- a CDS encoding succinic semialdehyde dehydrogenase produces the protein MTTTNTGPVEAALPTSLTPTRVGHLATLVAAGARAQRVTTTSPYTGKPLADLPVSTPGDVEDAFTRARAAQAGWAATPVADRKRIMLRFHDLLLQRQEEALDLMQAESGKTRRDAFLEVSDIAITARYYARSARRLLSPKRRKGAIPVLTHTTELHHPKGVVTVISPWNYPLSMAAGDALPALMAGNAVVQKPDTQTALTALWALALMREAGLPPDVWQMVVGRGSSIGDALMAGGDYMMFTGSTASGRQIARDAGERLIGASLELGGKNAMVVLADADIEKAAAGAVAACFPSAGQLCVSIERLYVADELHDAFVTAFVERVRAMRLGAAYDYSVDMGSLTTPSQLETVSSHVGDAVSKSATVLTGGKARPDLGPLFYEPTILADVTPEMTLFDHETFGPVVSIYRCRTVDEAVAMANATPYGLNASVWGRNGAEARKVAGRLHAGTVNVNEAFAAAWGSVDAPMGGMGDSGLGRRHGADGLLKYTEAQTVAHQRLQGFTPPRRIGHEQWARILTRTFKTLRALSVR, from the coding sequence ATGACCACCACCAACACCGGCCCCGTCGAGGCCGCCCTCCCCACATCGCTGACGCCAACCCGGGTCGGCCACCTGGCCACCCTGGTGGCCGCCGGTGCTCGTGCCCAGCGGGTCACCACGACCTCGCCGTACACCGGCAAACCCCTCGCGGACCTGCCGGTCTCCACCCCCGGCGACGTCGAGGACGCCTTCACCCGGGCACGCGCCGCCCAGGCCGGCTGGGCAGCCACCCCGGTGGCCGACCGCAAGCGCATCATGCTGCGTTTCCACGACCTCCTCCTGCAGCGGCAGGAGGAGGCACTCGACCTGATGCAGGCCGAGAGCGGCAAGACCCGTCGCGACGCGTTCCTCGAGGTCAGCGACATCGCGATCACCGCACGCTACTACGCGCGCAGCGCACGGCGGCTGCTCTCACCCAAGCGCCGCAAGGGCGCGATCCCGGTGCTGACCCACACCACCGAGCTGCACCACCCCAAGGGCGTCGTCACCGTCATCTCGCCCTGGAACTACCCGCTCAGCATGGCCGCCGGCGACGCCCTCCCGGCCCTGATGGCCGGCAACGCCGTCGTACAGAAGCCCGACACCCAGACCGCCCTGACCGCGCTGTGGGCGCTGGCCCTGATGCGCGAGGCCGGCCTGCCGCCCGACGTGTGGCAGATGGTGGTCGGCCGTGGCAGCTCCATCGGAGACGCGCTCATGGCCGGCGGGGACTACATGATGTTCACCGGCTCCACCGCCAGCGGGCGCCAGATCGCACGCGACGCGGGTGAGCGGCTGATCGGCGCGTCCCTGGAGCTCGGCGGCAAGAACGCCATGGTCGTCCTCGCCGACGCCGACATCGAGAAGGCCGCCGCCGGCGCGGTCGCCGCCTGTTTCCCCTCGGCCGGGCAGCTGTGTGTGTCCATCGAGCGGCTCTACGTCGCCGATGAGCTCCACGACGCGTTCGTCACCGCGTTCGTCGAACGCGTCCGGGCCATGCGCCTGGGCGCGGCCTACGACTACTCGGTGGACATGGGCTCGCTGACCACCCCCTCGCAGCTCGAGACCGTCAGCTCGCACGTCGGTGACGCGGTGTCGAAAAGCGCGACCGTACTGACCGGGGGCAAGGCCCGGCCCGACCTCGGGCCGCTGTTCTACGAGCCGACGATCCTGGCCGATGTGACCCCGGAGATGACGTTGTTCGACCACGAGACCTTCGGCCCAGTCGTGTCGATCTACCGCTGTCGGACGGTCGACGAGGCGGTGGCGATGGCCAACGCCACGCCGTACGGCCTCAACGCGAGCGTCTGGGGCCGCAACGGCGCCGAGGCCCGCAAGGTCGCGGGACGGCTGCACGCCGGCACCGTCAACGTCAACGAGGCGTTCGCCGCCGCCTGGGGCAGCGTCGACGCCCCCATGGGCGGCATGGGCGACTCCGGCCTCGGTCGCCGCCACGGCGCCGACGGGCTGCTCAAGTACACCGAAGCCCAGACCGTCGCCCACCAGCGCCTCCAGGGCTTCACCCCGCCCCGCAGGATCGGGCACGAGCAGTGGGCGCGGATCCTGACCCGAACGTTCAAGACGCTGCGCGCCCTGAGCGTCCGCTGA